One Oncorhynchus keta strain PuntledgeMale-10-30-2019 chromosome 23, Oket_V2, whole genome shotgun sequence DNA segment encodes these proteins:
- the LOC118402209 gene encoding xenotropic and polytropic retrovirus receptor 1 homolog isoform X1, translated as MKFTEHLSAHITPEWRKQYIQYEAFKDMLYSAQDQAPSIEVTDEDTVKRYYAKFEEKFFQTCEKELAKINTFYSEKLAEAQRRFATLQNELQSSLDAQRESSMQGLRRRRKAVFHLSQQERCKHRNIKDLQLAFSEFYLSLILLQNYQNLNFTGFRKILKKHDKILETSRGADWRVAHVEVAPFYTCKKITQLISETEALVTQELEGGDRQRAMKRLRVPPLGAAQPAPAWTTFRVGLYCGVFLVLMVTVVITAAVVIENANVWPLVRIYRGGFLLIEFLFLLGINTYGWRQAGVNHVLIFELNPRNNLSHQHLFEIAGFLGVLWCVSILSCLFSKSILVPMQANPLVLYGFFFLFLINPFKTLYYKSRFWLLKLLFRVVTAPFHRVEFADFWLADQLNSLGVVLMDLEYLICFYSFELDWKQQDGLLRDSGGVCHSYSYGVRAVIQCLPAWFRFVQCLRRYRDSKRAFPHLVNAGKYSTTFFVVTFAALYSTHKAERHDDTQIFFYLLIGCSLVSSCYTLVWDLKMDWGLFDRNAGDNTILREEIVYPQKAYYYCAILEDVLLRFAWTIPLSLSTASAPSAADIVATILAPLEVFRRFVWNFFRLENEHLNNCGEFRAVRDISVAPLNADDQTLLEQMMDQEDGVRNRLGKKNWKRSYSISLRRPRLASQTKTRDTKVLMEDTDDDT; from the exons TCACCGACGAGGACACGGTCAAGAGGTACTACGCCAAGTTTGAGGAGAAGTTCTTTCAGACGTGTGAGAAGGAGCTGGCCAAAATCAACACATTCTACTCTG aaaAGCTAGCCGAGGCCCAGCGCCGTTTCGCCACACTGCAGAATGAGCTGCAGTCTTCACTGGATGCCCAGCGGGAGAGCAGCATGCAGGGCCTCCGTCGCCGCCGCAAGGCCGTCTTCCACCTGTCCCAGCAGGAGCGCTGCAAACACCGCAACATCAAAGACCTGCAACTGGCCTTCTCAGAGTTCTACCTCAGTCTCATCCTGTTGCAGAACTACCAG AATCTGAACTTCACAGGTTTCCGTAAGATCTTGAAGAAGCATGATAAGATCCTGGAGACGTCGCGGGGAGCCGACTGGCGCGTGGCCCACGTGGAGGTGGCCCCCTTCTACACCTGCAAGAAGATTACCCAGCTCATCTCTGAGACTGAG GCCTTGGTAACACaagagttggagggaggagacagacaaagAGCCATGAAGAGACTACGAGTGCCCCCACTGGGTGCTGCACAGCCTGCTCCGGCGTGGACCACCTTTAGGGTCGGCTTGTACTGTGGCGTCTTCCTCGTCCTCATGGTCACCGTCGTCATCACTG CTGCGGTTGTGATAGAGAATGCCAACGTGTGGCCACTGGTGAGGATCTACCGCGGTGGCTTCCTGCTGATcgagttcctcttcctgctgggcATCAACACGTACGGCTGGCGCCAGGCGGGGGTCAACCATGTGCTCATCTTCGAGCTCAACCCCCGCAACAACCTCTCCCACCAGCACCTCTTTGAG ATTGCTGGTTTCCTGGGGGTGCTGTGGTGTGTGAgcatcctgtcctgtctgttctccAAGTCCATCCTGGTGCCCATGCAGGCCAACCCGCTGGTCCTCTACggcttcttcttcctcttcctcatcaacCCCTTCAAGACCCTCTACTACAAGTCACGCTTCTGGCTCCTCAAACTGCTG ttcCGTGTGGTGACAGCCCCGTTCCACAGGGTAGAGTTTGCAGACTTCTGGCTGGCCGACCAGCTCAACTCTCTAGGGGTGGTTCTGATGGACCTGGAGTACCTCATCTGTTTCTACAGCTTTGAGCTCGACTGGAAGCAGCAAGACGGGCTACTGCGCGACA GTGGAGGCGTGTGTCACTCGTACTCGTATGGCGTGCGGGCAGTGATCCAGTGTCTGCCGGCCTGGTTCCGCTTTGTGCAGTGCCTGCGGCGTTACCGCGACTCCAAACGGGCCTTCCCACACTTGGTCAACGCAGGGAAATACTCCACCACCTTCTTCGTGGTCACCTTCGCTGCCCTCTACAGCACCCACAAAG CTGAGCGTCATGATGACACCCAGATCTTCTTCTACCTGCTGATCGGCTGTTCATTAGTCAGTTCCTGTTACACCCTGGTGTGGGACCTGAAGATGGACTGGGGCCTGTTTGACCGCAATGCAGGAGATAACACCATACTCAGAGAGGAGATCGTCTACCCACAGAAA gcCTACTACTACTGTGCCATACTGGAGGATGTGCTGCTGCGTTTTGCCTGGACAATACCCCTCTCCCTGAGCACCGCCAGTGCACCGTCAGCTGCAGACATTGTGGCTACCATCCTAGCCCCTCTGGAGGTCTTCAG GCGTTTTGTGTGGAACTTCTTCCGCCTGGAGAACGAGCACCTGAATAACTGTGGCGAGTTCCGTGCCGTGAGGGACATCTCAGTGGCTCCGCTGAACGCTGACGACCAAACGCTGCTGGAGCAGATGATGGACCAGGAGGACGGAGTCCGGAACCGCTTGGGCAAGAAGAACTGGAAACgctcctacagcatttccctgaGACGGCCACGCCTCGCTTCCCA GACCAAGACCCGGGACACCAAAGTTCTCATGGAGGACACAGACGATGACACCTGA
- the LOC118402209 gene encoding xenotropic and polytropic retrovirus receptor 1 homolog isoform X2, producing the protein MKFTEHLSAHITPEWRKQYIQYEAFKDMLYSAQDQAPSIEVTDEDTVKRYYAKFEEKFFQTCEKELAKINTFYSEKLAEAQRRFATLQNELQSSLDAQRESSMQGLRRRRKAVFHLSQQERCKHRNIKDLQLAFSEFYLSLILLQNYQNLNFTGFRKILKKHDKILETSRGADWRVAHVEVAPFYTCKKITQLISETEALVTQELEGGDRQRAMKRLRVPPLGAAQPAPAWTTFRVGLYCGVFLVLMVTVVITAAVVIENANVWPLVRIYRGGFLLIEFLFLLGINTYGWRQAGVNHVLIFELNPRNNLSHQHLFEIAGFLGVLWCVSILSCLFSKSILVPMQANPLVLYGFFFLFLINPFKTLYYKSRFWLLKLLFRVVTAPFHRVEFADFWLADQLNSLGVVLMDLEYLICFYSFELDWKQQDGLLRDSGGVCHSYSYGVRAVIQCLPAWFRFVQCLRRYRDSKRAFPHLVNAGKYSTTFFVVTFAALYSTHKAERHDDTQIFFYLLIGCSLVSSCYTLVWDLKMDWGLFDRNAGDNTILREEIVYPQKAYYYCAILEDVLLRFAWTIPLSLSTASAPSAADIVATILAPLEVFRRFVWNFFRLENEHLNNCGEFRAVRDISVAPLNADDQTLLEQMMDQEDGVRNRLGKKNWKRSYSISLRRPRLASQ; encoded by the exons TCACCGACGAGGACACGGTCAAGAGGTACTACGCCAAGTTTGAGGAGAAGTTCTTTCAGACGTGTGAGAAGGAGCTGGCCAAAATCAACACATTCTACTCTG aaaAGCTAGCCGAGGCCCAGCGCCGTTTCGCCACACTGCAGAATGAGCTGCAGTCTTCACTGGATGCCCAGCGGGAGAGCAGCATGCAGGGCCTCCGTCGCCGCCGCAAGGCCGTCTTCCACCTGTCCCAGCAGGAGCGCTGCAAACACCGCAACATCAAAGACCTGCAACTGGCCTTCTCAGAGTTCTACCTCAGTCTCATCCTGTTGCAGAACTACCAG AATCTGAACTTCACAGGTTTCCGTAAGATCTTGAAGAAGCATGATAAGATCCTGGAGACGTCGCGGGGAGCCGACTGGCGCGTGGCCCACGTGGAGGTGGCCCCCTTCTACACCTGCAAGAAGATTACCCAGCTCATCTCTGAGACTGAG GCCTTGGTAACACaagagttggagggaggagacagacaaagAGCCATGAAGAGACTACGAGTGCCCCCACTGGGTGCTGCACAGCCTGCTCCGGCGTGGACCACCTTTAGGGTCGGCTTGTACTGTGGCGTCTTCCTCGTCCTCATGGTCACCGTCGTCATCACTG CTGCGGTTGTGATAGAGAATGCCAACGTGTGGCCACTGGTGAGGATCTACCGCGGTGGCTTCCTGCTGATcgagttcctcttcctgctgggcATCAACACGTACGGCTGGCGCCAGGCGGGGGTCAACCATGTGCTCATCTTCGAGCTCAACCCCCGCAACAACCTCTCCCACCAGCACCTCTTTGAG ATTGCTGGTTTCCTGGGGGTGCTGTGGTGTGTGAgcatcctgtcctgtctgttctccAAGTCCATCCTGGTGCCCATGCAGGCCAACCCGCTGGTCCTCTACggcttcttcttcctcttcctcatcaacCCCTTCAAGACCCTCTACTACAAGTCACGCTTCTGGCTCCTCAAACTGCTG ttcCGTGTGGTGACAGCCCCGTTCCACAGGGTAGAGTTTGCAGACTTCTGGCTGGCCGACCAGCTCAACTCTCTAGGGGTGGTTCTGATGGACCTGGAGTACCTCATCTGTTTCTACAGCTTTGAGCTCGACTGGAAGCAGCAAGACGGGCTACTGCGCGACA GTGGAGGCGTGTGTCACTCGTACTCGTATGGCGTGCGGGCAGTGATCCAGTGTCTGCCGGCCTGGTTCCGCTTTGTGCAGTGCCTGCGGCGTTACCGCGACTCCAAACGGGCCTTCCCACACTTGGTCAACGCAGGGAAATACTCCACCACCTTCTTCGTGGTCACCTTCGCTGCCCTCTACAGCACCCACAAAG CTGAGCGTCATGATGACACCCAGATCTTCTTCTACCTGCTGATCGGCTGTTCATTAGTCAGTTCCTGTTACACCCTGGTGTGGGACCTGAAGATGGACTGGGGCCTGTTTGACCGCAATGCAGGAGATAACACCATACTCAGAGAGGAGATCGTCTACCCACAGAAA gcCTACTACTACTGTGCCATACTGGAGGATGTGCTGCTGCGTTTTGCCTGGACAATACCCCTCTCCCTGAGCACCGCCAGTGCACCGTCAGCTGCAGACATTGTGGCTACCATCCTAGCCCCTCTGGAGGTCTTCAG GCGTTTTGTGTGGAACTTCTTCCGCCTGGAGAACGAGCACCTGAATAACTGTGGCGAGTTCCGTGCCGTGAGGGACATCTCAGTGGCTCCGCTGAACGCTGACGACCAAACGCTGCTGGAGCAGATGATGGACCAGGAGGACGGAGTCCGGAACCGCTTGGGCAAGAAGAACTGGAAACgctcctacagcatttccctgaGACGGCCACGCCTCGCTTCCCAGTAA